A DNA window from Hordeum vulgare subsp. vulgare chromosome 1H, MorexV3_pseudomolecules_assembly, whole genome shotgun sequence contains the following coding sequences:
- the LOC123445011 gene encoding GDSL esterase/lipase At2g40250-like gives MAPPSTAPAAALFLAALLVLSASPAAAARLRSSSKANGKHGVPAASTTSAAGPHDIPAVFAFGDSTLDPGNNNRLVTVVRADHAPYGRAFPAGVPPSGRFSDGKLITDYIVAALGIKDLLPAYHASGVTHANATTGVSFASGGSGLDDLTAHTVQVSTFSSQIADFQQLMSRIGEPQAADVAAKSLFILSAGTNDVTMNYFDLPFRALEYPTIDEYHDYLISRYQSYIQSLYKLGARRFIVAGMPPVGCLPMQKSLRGLQPPLGHGCVDRQNEETQRYNAKLQKALAALEKESPGASLSYVDTYAPLMDMVAQPSKYGFTHTGQGCCGFGLLEMGVMCTDLLPQCDSPAQYMFFDAVHPTQAAYRAVADQIIKTHVSQFTTN, from the exons ATGGCGCCACCAAGCACAGCCCCCGCGGCGGCGCTCTTCCTCGCCGCCCTCCTCGTCCTCTCCGCctccccggcggcggcggcgaggctgcgttcctcctccaaggcgaacGGCAAGCACGGCGTCCCGGCGGCGTCGACGACGTCGGCAGCCGGGCCGCACGACATCCCGGCCGTGTTCGCGTTCGGCGACTCCACGCTGGACCCGGGCAACAACAACCGGCTGGTGACGGTGGTGCGCGCCGACCACGCGCCCTACGGCCGCGCCTTCCCGGCCGGCGTGCCCCCCTCTGGCCGCTTCTCGGACGGCAAGCTCATCACCGACTACATCGTCGCCGCGCTCGGCATCAAGGACCTGCTCCCGGCGTACCACGCCAGTGGGGTCACCCACGCCAACGCCACCACCGGGGTCAGCTTCGCGTCCGGCGGGTCCGGCCTCGACGACCTCACCGCGCACACCGTGCAGGTGTCGACGTTCTCGTCCCAGATCGCCGACTTCCAGCAGCTCATGTCCCGGATCGGCGAGCCGCAGGCCGCCGACGTCGCCGCCAAGTCCCTCTTCATCCTCTCGGCCGGCACCAACGACGTGACCATGAACTACTTCGACTTGCCGTTCCGCGCCCTCGAGTACCCCACCATCGACGAATACCATGACTACCTCATCAGCCGCTACCAGTCCTACATCCAG AGCCTGTACAAGCTGGGGGCGCGGAGGTTCATTGTCGCCGGCATGCCGCCGGTGGGGTGCCTGCCGATGCAGAAGAGCCTGAGGGGGCTGCAGCCGCCGCTGGGGCACGGCTGCGTGGACCGGCAGAACGAGGAGACGCAGCGGTACAACGCCAAGCTGCAGAAGGCGCTGGCGGCGCTGGAGAAGGAGTCCCCCGGCGCCAGCCTCTCCTACGTCGACACCTACGCGCCGCTCATGGACATGGTGGCGCAGCCCAGCAAGTACGGCTTCACGCACACGGGGCAGGGGTGCTGCGGCTTCGGGCTGCTGGAGATGGGGGTGATGTGCACCGACCTGCTGCCGCAGTGCGACTCGCCGGCGCAGTACATGTTCTTCGACGCGGTGCACCCCACGCAGGCCGCCTACAGGGCCGTCGCCGACCAGATCAT